Proteins co-encoded in one Nicotiana sylvestris chromosome 7, ASM39365v2, whole genome shotgun sequence genomic window:
- the LOC138873769 gene encoding uncharacterized protein, whose translation MVSVTHSKRLREVVEDNITFIVEDIDGLLLPHNDALVISLNVLDFKIKRVLVDVGSSANIIQWRVLEKAKLIENIFSATKLLTGFNLASVTTRGEIFLCTNTEGVMKTTLFEVIDGNMGYNIILGRPWLHEMKTMTSTYHQLLKFPTPEGIKQRRGDQPAAREMNAISVSSSKDKEHTE comes from the coding sequence ATGGTATCAGTGACTCATAGCAAAAGACTTCGGGAAGTCGTCGAGGACAATATCACTTTCATAGTGGAGGACATCGATGGACTCCTACTACCGCACAATGATGCCCTGGTAATTTCTCTTAAtgttttagattttaaaattaaacgtgtTTTGGTGGACGTAGGAAGTTCAGCCAATATCATTCAATGGAGAGTGCTGGAGAAAGCTAAGCTAATCGAAAACATCTTTTCGGCCACAAAGCTCCTCACTGGGTTCAACTTAGCTAGTGTGACAACCCGAGGGGAGATCTTTCTGTGCACAAACACCGAAGGGGTTATGAAGACTACCTTGTTTGAAGTAATAGACGGCAACATGGGATACAACATTATTCTGGGCAGACCATGGCTACACGAGATGAAGACTATGACATCAACATACCATCAACTCCTGAAATTCCCAACCCCGGAGGGAATTAAACAAAGAAGAGGAGATCAACCGGCAGCAAGGGAGATGAACGCGATCTCGGTTTCTAGCAGTAAAGATAAGGAACACACggaatag